The DNA region AGAAACATCACCGTAGACTTCGATAATGTTGTTTACAATCGGATGTAGGGCTGGTGGGAAACTATATTTTCCTACTGATATGCGCTCACCATGTAAGCCAGTGAAGTCAGAGAACTTCACTCTGCTCTCGTCATCAGCTTCAAGTTTCATAAGAATGTCAGTAATGGCTGCTTCATTATTACTGCATGTTTCAACTTCAGAACTCGTCTGATTTTTTGCTATACCGTCATTACCATCAACTACATTTACAGGAACTGTTCCCTGCAGATTTTGTATCTCATTCATCTCCAAATTGCAGAGCCGAGACAATGAATTGTGAGGGAAAACAAATCAGGATTCCAGAATTTGAATCTTTATGAGAAACTTAATATGGTCTAATCCAAGGTATCGAAATCCAAACATAAATTCCAGTTCAAGCATTAGATTTTTCAAACATGTAGAACAATTAATATGCCATACCTTGTCAACAGCTTCAGAGTTTGTTCCATGGACGGTAACAGTTTGAGGGTGAAGCTGCTTGCCGGTTGACTGGGTAATGTAACCATCCTGTCTCTGTTGAGCTGCTGCTTGGAATTGCGCATTAAAGAGTAGCAATCCAAGTTGTGCTTTCAACATTCCATTCTCAACGTTGAACCGTTGAATTTCCTCTTTCAAGCGTTTAATCTCCCCAATCTGTTCATCTGCTGTTACCTACACCGCATAATGTCAATATCAAACAAGACAAATCTAAGAAATCAATTTACATAATTTGGTCACCACTTGACCATTCTAGTTAAAATACAATCATATCAATATGATGGGTTAAAAAGGGCATTTAAAGTAAACATTTTGATTATAACTAATTCCATTAGAGGCTATATTCTAGAGAGAGAGAAAAACAATTGGATTATCTTATACCTTGCGCTTTTGCCTGTACTTGTAATCACTCtgtcttttgttttcttttctttgagcTGGAGTGAGTTTAAATCGAGTCCCACCTTCTGATACTGTTTGATGTGAAGCTTCGGATGTTTCTCCTTGGTTGAATTGATGGTGTTGGTCTAGCAGAGACTGATCCGTTGGTCCATCGTCTACAGCAGAGAAGTCGATGTTGTCCTGTACTAACCCATTGTCTCTGCCAATCAGCTCCAGCCATCCATCTACTACGCCCCAAGAATCAGTTTGGTGTGGAAGTCGTGGCTCGCTGGGTATGTTTGAGCCAAAAAATGAAGTGGATCCATCTGATGAATAACCCTCCATGTTTACCCAGATGTAGAACCTTGATTTGAACGGCCAAAACAAAACAATTCTTGAATTCAACCAGATTTCtgcaataaaaaagaaaaaacatataCAGGAGGAAGGCAAGAGATGTAATAAGAGGTGGGCAGTAAGAGTTTGAAGTCTCTGATTGGATGGAgttggattatttatttattgacaAATTTGCTTAAGGTGGTCTCGTAGTTGAAAAACTTCAATCGCTCGACAACTCCCGACCTATTcctacatttttttaatattctgtATTGTTTGTTATTCGTTTACACTGTAAGTCAACGAACACTCACGCCTGTAGAAGTCGTCCGAATTTGTAAAACCTTACAATGTTTTATTTTG from Gossypium hirsutum isolate 1008001.06 chromosome A04, Gossypium_hirsutum_v2.1, whole genome shotgun sequence includes:
- the LOC107886447 gene encoding uncharacterized protein, whose protein sequence is MEGYSSDGSTSFFGSNIPSEPRLPHQTDSWGVVDGWLELIGRDNGLVQDNIDFSAVDDGPTDQSLLDQHHQFNQGETSEASHQTVSEGGTRFKLTPAQRKENKRQSDYKYRQKRKVTADEQIGEIKRLKEEIQRFNVENGMLKAQLGLLLFNAQFQAAAQQRQDGYITQSTGKQLHPQTVTVHGTNSEAVDKMNEIQNLQGTVPVNVVDGNDGIAKNQTSSEVETCSNNEAAITDILMKLEADDESRVKFSDFTGLHGERISVGKYSFPPALHPIVNNIIEVYGDVSATSKMNPSIAETVYIMFCASVKEMSNLRLEHVNEDLILKWRDAIKDALRINFKVDFAMEHLKKIACAYIGLMERQKLDSAGLRISKLEAELSAAKEEHAKICEQSKVFMDAAEEFNDKPVSSGMFKRPGQINVELELTNEPDSSTLLL